attcaaatcacatttgaatataaggtcggtcaaagttgaccatttcaaagtcaaaaaacaactctttgactttttacaactttgaccatttccattatttccgagcttctgaatatgaacatattcatattcttgatatttaaatcacatttaaatattaaagctgtatttctaagctgaaaaacccgaccactatatcacatatacttgtcggtttctctctttctacctaattcgaacaattcgaattattctatcatactattctaactTTATTCCATATGacctagtaggggaacctaatggacctatagatcatgggctccaacgatccgagattatctagctaaactcattagacgaagctaatcaacattcgttaactaacgggtcattccactaaagtcctgtagttgcactccccttactatagatatatttgtgtccatttgatataaccatgattagtaagttaatccttcacaggttgttcataatctcggctgggtcataaaaaccgttttacccccaagactatatcttgttccttaagttccactgatcctctaatgaacaattggtttaaggtccaacctataaaccgaatccctcgagccaaggagagggtggggcccctttttcaagacctaaattcagtactaaagggaacaacctatctactgtccctataacgggtagaagtgaattccgtcttgtaccctatgttcccagctatccacccgatcttacccctgaaatgggaggcttattaggcCAGTGATATTGagttaccctcacctatgcaaatctaaggataattctgagtgaacaggagttcatagttagctcaggattaagattaagttacctaggtcatcaattaacgaaatagtcagttttatacataaaacagtatttagaacataaaaagtgactatttcatggttcattcttatgtaaactctttacataggatgcccccactcacatatctctatatgaacgattcaggaccACATCacttgtactaactacaaagtgggtcgcatccatagtgtccccagaataaggcgcccaaccttattcatatactatagaccattttggctatatatttgaacttgatccacctttatgtcactacataaagttcaaactacattaaatagcctcaggaccttagtttatttgactcaagattacaatttcaataaaaaatttatcggaaaacaaaacagaatatatttattaatttacaaactacgagttttaggacataaaatccaacactgaCGAcctgaagaaactcttatacaagagtacctctgagcagaagcagatctttccaaaacattgtgatagaatttccacatttacattcacacaaacaaatatgcattaaactactaaattaccggcatgctaagaaacaaataaacaagagaacgAGTAAACTTAcaagttgaagactctcttcctttgaaatcttgctctctccacgAACGGAAGCTTTGCTCTTGCTAGAACGTCAGGTTATCATTCAGCACCACTCCGATTGTCTACCACGAACGACTTTACAAGAACATATGAagaatggggacgacaccaccacttggaacccttattattctcggagtgagaatccaaagagtgggctttgttcggatttggtagaggagaGGAGGAAAAGAAATCGTATACtgtgatcaagcaagtgggagaaggcaacatctattgtatagacaagatgcttgatcatttaggtgaggtacacaatcatgtaggaaaagctaggtgatcgtctatacgatcgtttagtaaagctcaggcactaagcgatcatttagtaaaatgtgggcaatcatttagaaaaacgCGCGCGGGTGTAAGTGATCATCTAGTAAAATATGtgttatcgtataggctctcaattcACTAAGCGATGGAAATCAAAGCATTTCGTTGAGCAAAATAAGCGtgttctttgcaaaatgaaaacaattttcattttattctttagttacgaaAATTGaatggaacttcccactaacacacggttACAAAGAAAATgttggccaattatctcataattgtccaattaaaaattattaaatataatcatattatatttgttaacctatagtttaatatcatatatcaaccatagtgttttctccttcactagatataaatcatatttatatccaatttcctccaattaatatatctcatacatatagtcaatcatataatatataattaaccagttcaattatatcatatataatcgaactccctcttgtcaatttgaacatttcaaattgacctaaaaactaactctcaacttgaatccaagctaccaaggggaccttatggacctgtggctcgaagctccaacggtacctgaatagctgactaaactctttagccataagatccaccatccattaactgccaaacattccactaaagaccgaaactgaacttttcttaccacagatatatttctatgtccatcagatataaccaatcatcaatacgataacccttcacatatgctcgtaagtacagctgggctaatttacctttttgtccctgtagttacatcttactccttaagtaccactaatccctctaatgaacaatacaacatagtcccactatgtgtcaacacctcttgggccatgaaaaggtgtgtggcgccacatcgtttaagccctgggatcagcccttaagggagaaatctatctacttacccatgtttcggggaaggagtgaattccattttgtgtagctgagttcccagctcccaaatcaaacgaatccccaaagtggtaggtttgagtcggcgacctagtcactcgcacccatgcaaatcaaaggaccgccctcaatggcaggagttctcaactcactcaggattgaggtcatgttacctatggtcatcctagtgaagtgaagtctctgtcatgaacgacgttatataatgaaacataacacttcgtggtcatgccttatacaaactctttgtataggacacccctgctcgcatgtcccatatgaatgatcaggatcagaccatctataacaagtcacaacacttataactattctataaagtgggccacatccatagtgttaccaggataaggtttccctcctatatcatatatactaactatttggttatcatttaagacatgatccactgtatgtcaccacatacatgcttaagttacatagtgacaaccagggattttagtttattggtttgtggaaagcaaataaaacatccaatgtgcaaagtcaagtagtgaaaagaaatattcatatattatacatcacaagcgtttcgTACGAAATGTTTTTACAAACTAAAGACACGAGACCTtaaggcatcatccccaacaaacTTCGGAcactgacaaccacctccgatgacaattcCAGCGACAAAATCTGGGATACGATAACCATTCTCCGATGACAGCTCCAGCGACCAACTCAAGGCTCCGAAACCTTCGTGCGACAAACTCTGACAACCAATTCCAGCTTTTAGCAGCCACCTCCAGTGACCTAACTCCGTTGACCACCTTCGTAGGCTCCGACAACCCTTTCCAACTACAAACTTCGATGAAAATCACATTTGATGACCACCTTTAAGCGAGCAACTCCAATGGCTAACTCAGGGGttcaacaaccacctctgacgaCAAACTCTAATACCATCTCTATGCGATTAACTTTGGGCTCCGACagccacctccgactacaatctCCGGTGAAAATCATTTTCGATGATCAATTTCGACAACCACTTTTGCCTGACCAACTCAAGGTTTtgaaaaccacctccgatgacaagcTTCGACAACCAAACCCAATGccaccttcatgtgaccaagTTTGGGCTCCGACAATCATCTCCGACTACAAACTGCaatgaaaatcatcttcgataatcaacttcgacaaccacttccgaCTACTATTAGACTGATGGTTGTTAAactatgttgtagggttgttcattatataaaaaaatattatttggtctacattaagtgcaatatttatacaaaaaaattgtaaaaaaatatttctatttaattgaattcacatactAAATGAGTTTTAAGAATACTTAGACAAAAATATGTATagagttgaaaagtatgtaacatataacaaaaaaaaaatcataaaataaaaattttaaaatagagaTTTATTCTTTGataatcctccaaatttagaagaattgaaagtttgaagaaATGTGGAGACATTCCATTGCCAGTTAACATGATGTGGGAGATCTTGACATAATAAAATTAGAGAGcaacaggaagaagaagaaaaagaagaagatgataatgaaattcatggagaaaaattagttggaatcaaaagttttgatttctctttggtttctcattttatttaacaatATTTCTAAAAGAAATGTAATGGCTTAATTGTTGTTCGTtgccaaaaaagaaagaaataaataaaagtttaaaaaattaaaataaaaaaattgcaatccacattttattcaaacaaagataaGCAGaactattaaataaaaaagtttcaaaacaaaaatggtaatcataaaaacatattatttagaaTTCAAAAAACTACCCAGACATATGAATTCGTACCAAATAACTCTACATCCTAAatacagatatatgaactccatATACATATGAATAACAAATTATGCTGTTCAGCATCATTAATTCCATACCAACTGCAATGAACAAAAATCGAAATCATGCCGAAAACATTGTGTACGTACCCAAAATTATGCCGAAAACATCAAAATCGACCTTTGATGCTGCTGAACAGCAAATTAATTCCATATCAACtgcaatttataaataaaacattGTGGGCAAGCAAGATTAAATCCAAAAATTCAATTAACaaaaatacaacaaaaaaaTCTTTCGGCcaaaatacaaataataataataaataaataaaagaagcaaaaaacCAAAGCTTGAGAGTGTCAATCTCTTGGAAAACTGTGTTGAATTCTTGTACTCGCTACCTTTTTTTAGCGGTAAGTGATATACAATCAAATCCATCTTTATCCTtcagcttaagcttttgggtagTTGATAATTCAGGGTTATGTATTCAAACCATTATTGTTTTCTCCCCAATTAATATCTCATTGGTGGATCTTCTTCATATGTCAAACCCACAAGTGAGGGGAAGTGTtggatgatatataattaaatttacattCATCCACTAACTTAGTGTGTATTTAATATGCATTTTCAAgtgttgaatttaaaaaataggaGAATATACCTTTTTTTGTCTTAGGTTTTGGGTATAGTTTCTAGTCCATAGGTTttcaaatgttacacatttagtccttaagttttgagttttgttttaatttagttcttaagtttcaaaatgttataattttacccttgagatttgagttttgtttcaatttggttacCAAGAttcaagattttatatttttaactccaatttttcattaaatagtcactttcaatcattgttgttaatttttattaattaatttaaaatacttatgaagaaaattttaaatttaattttaaaagtgataaaaatagtaaaacttaattaattataattcttttaattgtttttaatttgttaatataaattaacaataaagacaaaaaataagtatttagtaaattactgaagttaaaagtataaattttaaaacatagggaccaaattgaagtaaaattcaaatgtcgaggataaaattgtaacattttgaaacgtaggaactaaattgaaactaaattcaaaacttaaggactaaatgtataacattttgaaaccaatagactaaatagaaactagacaAAAAATCTAAagaccaaaaagatatttttctctaaaaataagtcattctgaaaaaatttagaatgtctaacaactactcaaaatagttttatcaaagtgtatttttaacaatttttataaaaatgtttaaataaaaataagtttcttttaaaaaaattctcaaaccaatcaaaataaattgttaAACTTTTTGAGTCCATTGGTGATTTAAAAGATCCCGAGCATTAGGATATTTTTTAgacttttttttagaataggtaaTATCTTCTAGACTTAATAGGCAAGCAAATCGTTAAATATAGGCTGAagttgtaaagaaaaaaaaaaaaaaatcattccatAAGTGGCCAAATCAGATTCCTTTGCGAATCTTTGAAAATTGACCCATCTGGATAGATTGCAATTGTAATCCAATATCAATTTTGCAATTTTATGCCTCCATCTAACATGCTCAAttgaattttcttcaaattaactaaaattcaCTGAGTTAAAATCAAGATATGCAAAAGCTAATCAATAACTTAGCCTTATGAGCCTAATGAGTTTAGAAAATGAGACTTATCAACCTTTGAAATTTGTGCAATTTTAATAGGTccacaattttaattttgtgtcgaataagttttcaaaatttaaaaagaataaaataaatccaagaagtttcaaatttttatctaatagatttttaatatattcaatattttgtaaaactaatCAATAAATTTGAcattgaattaaaaattatatttaataagaCATCGAACCTTCAATATTATGTAAAATAGGTTCatacattttaaaaagtattgaataggtcaagaattaattaaaaaaaataaaaattcaagacctcattagatacaaaattggaGCAATTGTAAATATAACATTCAGGCTCAAAGTAttaacaaatatattataatgcaaaaaatttgtaaaaatagcaaaatttagatctaGCTCtcaaagtctatcagtgatggaCCATATCGCTAATAGAAGTTTATGAGTGGTAGATTCTATCATTAACaggagtctatcaatgatagagcCTATCATCGACAAATtgtgctatatttgtaattatttgaaaatgttgTTTCACTTAATTATTAATCCTAAAAGTGCTATCCGTTGCAATTATCCTACACAATTAAAAGGTCCCAGAGCTATTAAAACATAGTTAAAGTTCAAAGACATActgacataaaaaaaaaaaaagagagaaaaggaaaaaggttgAAGACTAAGGGTTTGTTTCTAGCCAATTCGAAAATAGAAATTTGCAAATAGGggatttaatgaaaatatttcatgttttcaaatatgagTTTGGTAGCAAATTTAGAAAATGGATTCGaatctaaataattatttaaaatgtatttgatattatatatttataaatcataaaattaattgtagTTGCTCAATGCCTACTAATATttagttgacaataaactatttttatttatttatgaatattgatttatgttaaaaaaaattatataattattattattatataaatacaatacataatacatattatatttttaaaaaaaataaattaagtttataatctaacatattattttatcttcatttaatataattctccattttaaaatttaaaattcaaaacatggacacaatgaaaaaaataaaaatattattttcaaaatttagaggaGAATTAAAAAACATGTattagaaacaaaattcaaagcaCATGTTTATGTTTGCTGAAATCAATAAATCTGAAAACAGAAAATAGAATCAGAATTATGCAGCAAACATAGCCTAAATTTGTGAGTTTTAAGTCATTTTAGTTTTGCAACAAACCCTAAAAATGTGTGGAAGCATTTGCATGGCGATGATGGTGGGCATGGGCCTGATGGAAGACCAAAGGAAATGAGAACCCAAAGCAGAAGAAAGGTCCATTACACAATTGGCAGAGTCCAAATTTGAAAAAGGGGAATAATGGAATttggaggagaagaagaagaagggcaGGGGTGGGGGAAGTAGTAAGAGAAGGTCCACGCAGGGCAACAAACGCCCTCAACCTGAACCACTGCGAATTGATCGCTCATGCTCTCTCTCAATTCCATTTCTCAATTCCTTGTTCGATTCGTTTGTCGCTGTGTTAAATCCTCCATTCTCCATCCTCGCCCTTCCTCCCTTGAggcaaagaaaagaaagtctCGGGGTTCAGCCATGATTACTCGATCGAATCTGGTTGAGCAGTTGAGAGAATACCAGATTCGATCCAAGCACGAGTGGGCTTCCgtctccttcttctcttctacCTCTAATATTACGTCCTCCAggtatctttcttcttctttcttataTTGATTCTTCAGATTTTCATTTTAGGGCGTTCCttgtcttttcttttcaattggGTCGGTTGTGGTCGATGCCTTTATGTTCTTTATATGCTCAATTACTGGATTCGGATCATTGTACATGTTCTTAGATTATATCCCCAATTTCTGTGAATCTATTCTGTTTGTTTTAGGTCATTAAACTTTGAAATCTGTTGAGATCGTTTTCTAAATGTTGATTTCTTTGGTACTTGGAATGGAATTCTCATAAACAAATGTCTGGATGCATCATGTCATCCTCTGGGTTTCAAGATTTTTGCTTTGCCGTTCAACTGAAGTTCTTTTATGCAAGTCATTGCGTTTTTCTTGAGCATGATCGTGATTCCCTTTAGCTGTAGCTTGGGAAATTTTTTGTGCTTTCCAGCTTAGCGTCAAATCCTTTTCTTATGTTATGTAACTGGATATTGAAAGATGCTTATGATGGTGGAAATAATTAAGATTATGAGTTTCAGTTGATAGAGTTCTGTATTTTTATCATACCTCGATTGCTAATTGCACTGCACTAAGGAAAATATTCTGGAAATTGCACCTAAGTTTATCAGATTCTTCAATCAGGACTTAtgttcttcaaaagaaaaagaatgccACATGTATTTATGTTTTATCTTTCCAATTTTGTATCTCTTGTGAGTGAAGTTCTAATGTCAAATAACACGATCTTGAGAATACGTTTTCTTGTTTGTAATCGTTAGTTTATCTAGTGTAAATTGGGAAAAGAACACTTGTATTTTCTTAGCACGACGTTAGATTAGATCGATGTCATTTGTTTGTTTTAGAGGTTCAAAAGAATGTCATGTCAGTGCATAAAATTGGAAGTTGGAAGTGCAAGAGTATGTATGATGGGTGCTTGGAACTTAATTTGCATTCTTTCTGCTTTGATCTAGTTCATTATTGATTGAGAATTTTCACTTATGCCAATCGATACATCTTTTCATTTTACGAACAATATATCCAAATAGATATTAGCACACTTGACTTTCTGCTACTGTTCGTAACACATTATTTTGATGGAAACAACTGCATTCATTTGgaagaaaatggaagaataCGAGGGCAtataagaaaaaggaaataaggAAGCCCACAAAAACCCACTAAAGAAAGGGGACCAACTAAGTAAAATGTTGCCTAAAGAGTTATTACAAAAGATCTTTGAAGTTGAATCccaaagagaaacatgaaacgTTACTGAGAACCAATCCCCACCAGGGTCCCTCTCCACACCCCTAAGAACTTTGTTATTTCTCTCACCCCAAAGATCCCATAACAAAGCATATCCCACCAGTCCATAAAAAACGGCCTTTCTCACTAAACGACGGATGGAGGAGGGAATGTCTGTAACACATTCTTTATCGTACAGTTTATTCTGTTAGCAagaatatgaattagattctgACTCTGGTTTATGTATGAATTATCTGTTTGTGAAGGTATTCAATATGATATCACTTCTGATGTGGATTTTGATTCTGTTGGTTTTGGATGCAGGGTGGATGTAGTGATTTTTGTAATATGGGAACTCATAATTCTATCCTTCTTGGTGTTTTCGGCAGTTTCTTTATACTTTCGGCATATGCAGTTGGCTTTTATTTTAGTATGCATCACGATGTTGTtgcttctttgcatgaaagttACAAAGCAAGTGAGATTGgctaggaagaagaaaagaaggatgCTACTTCCATTGTCCATGTGAAAACCTGATAGTAGAATGAGAGATATACTAAACTTTTCTTATGTTATAAATTCCCCGAATTATATTCACAAAAATTAGATTTGGTCCTTTCTCCTCCCCCATTACTCTCTGTTATATCGTGTTCTGTAATCACCAGGAAAGCAGGCTTAtcccaaaaagaaagaaaataaggaaaaaaaaagaaaaggaatgagAATGTGAGTAgttttagaaatttgtgaatGCTTTTCTATCCTAGAGTTTGGATCATCTTCATGATTTACCAGTTATTTTACCCATTTTCACGTAGCTGTGATTTAAATCTAACATGTTATAAGGAGGAGAAAACGATATCTTTGGCATGTTgggaagtgattttgaaatgg
This genomic window from Benincasa hispida cultivar B227 chromosome 4, ASM972705v1, whole genome shotgun sequence contains:
- the LOC120075129 gene encoding uncharacterized protein LOC120075129 — encoded protein: MLSLNSISQFLVRFVCRCVKSSILHPRPSSLEAKKRKSRGSAMITRSNLVEQLREYQIRSKHEWASVSFFSSTSNITSSRVDVVIFVIWELIILSFLVFSAVSLYFRHMQLAFILVCITMLLLLCMKVTKQVRLARKKKRRMLLPLSM